In the genome of Pseudonocardia cypriaca, the window ACTGCTCGCCGCGCCCGTGGCGGGTCAGGCCGACGAGCTGCGCCGCGAACCCGAGGACTTCGCTACGGCGCTGCGCACCACGGTCGCCCGGCAGCACGATCCGGACGGTGCCGCCGCCACCGCGCGCTCACTGCGCCGGCACGAGCTGTTGCGGGTCGCGTCCGCCGACCTGCTCGGCCTGCTGGAGGTCGACGAGGTGTGCGCCGCGCTCAGCTCGGTGTGGGTGGCTGTGCTCCAGGCGACGCTGGACGCGGTCCTGCGCGCGGCCGGCCCCGGGCCGGCACGGCTCGCCGTCATCGGGATGGGCCGGCTCGGCGGGGCGGAGCTGGGGTACGGCAGCGACGCCGACGTGCTCTTCGTCTGCGAGCCGGTGGGCGGGGCGTCCGACCACGAGGCCGCGAAGTGGGCCACCGGCATCGCCGAGACGGTCCGGCGCAAGCTCTCCGCGCCCACGCCCGACCCGGCGCTCGTCGTCGACGCCGACCTCCGGCCGGAGGGCCGGTCCGGGCCGCTCGTCCGCACGCTGGAGTCGTACCGCGCCTACTACGCGCGCTGGTCGGAGCCGTGGGAGGCGCAGGCGCTGCTACGCGCGACCGCCGTGGCGGGCCACGAGGACCTCGGGAGGCGGTTCCTGCACATGATCGACCCGATCCGGTACCCGGCTGCAGGCATCGACGCCGCGACCGTCACCGAGATCCGCCGGATCAAGGCCCGCGTCGACGAGGAGCGGCTACCTCGCGGCGCCGACCGCAGCACGCACACCAAGCTCGGCCACGGCGGGCTCGCCGACGTCGAGTGGACCGTCCAGCTGCTGCAGATGCAGCACGCGGGCGACGTGCCGGAGCTGCGCACGACGTCCACCCTCGAAGGGCTGCAGGAGGCCGTGGAGGCGGGGATCCTGCAGCGGGAGGACGCCGACGAGCTCGCCGCAGGCTGGCGGATGGCCACCCGCGCGCGCAACGCCGTGATGCTGGTGAAGGGCAAGCCGGGCGACCAGGTGCCCCGCACCGGCCGGGAGCTGGCCGCGGTCGCCTCCGCCCTCGGCTACCCGCCCGGCGACCCCGGCGTCTTCCTTGACGACTACCGGCGCGCCACCCGCCGTGCCCGCGCCGTGGTGGAGCGGGTCTTCTACGGCTGGTGAGAATGTGTTTGAGAAGCCCGCATGTGGGCCGCAGCCGTCGGTGGTCCAGCAGGCCCCGGCTGCCCTCGGCGCCCCGCTCCGCGCTTCTCGAACTCATTCCGAGTCACCCGGGCAGTGGTTGACCGTGCAACTTGACGGGGCCATGGTGCTCCGCCATGAGCGCTGAGTGGAACTTCATGGACCCGGCGAGCCGCGCCAACCTCATGCGCACGGTTCGCGCCGAGGCGGCCTCGTTCTTCGAGTTGGCGGCGAACACCGAATGGGAGGCGCCGACGGCCTGCGCGAACTGGCAGGTGCGCGACCACGTCGGACACATGATCGACGTCACCGAGGGCTACTTCATCGGATTCGATCACGCCCGCGCGGGCACCGCCGCGCCCGGGCCGCTCGGCCTCCCGATGATGTCCGAGCGGCTCGACGAGCACGCGCGCGCGTTCCGCAGCCTGGCCAAGGAGGACGCGCTCAAGCGCGTGCACGAGGACTTCGAACGGATGCTGGGGATCAGCGACGGTCTCACCGACGAGGAGTGGACCGGCCTGATGGTGCCCCACCCCTACATGGGCCCGCTGCCGGCCTGCTGCTACCCGGTGTTCCAGCTCGTCGACTACGCGGTGCACGGGTGGGACATCCGGGAGCGCACCGACGCGGCCCGGCCGCTCGCCGGGGACGCCGCCGACCTGCTCGTCCCCGTGGCGCTCATCGTGTGGCAGTCGACCGCGCTGACCTCGGAGCTGTCCGAGCCGTTCGCGGTCGGGGTCCGGGTGACGTCCGGGGCCAACGCGGGCGACTACCGGTTCGACTGCGGCCCGGAGGGGCTCACGTACGCGCCCGCGGACCTCGGCGACGTCCCGGCCGTGGTGGAGTTCGATCCCGGCACCCTCGTGCTGGCGTCGTACAGGCGGCTGCGGGGCGGGACGATCCGCGGCGACCAGGCCGTCGCGGATCGCTTCCGGCGTCTGTTCTTCCCGATCTGAATTGCAGCATGGTGGCCATGCTGCAACCGGGAACCGTCAGATGAGGCCGAGACCCTTGACCGCCTCGCGCTCCTCGACCAGCTCGGCGACCGAGGCGTCGATCTTGCCGCGGGAGAACTCGTCGATGTCCAGACCCTGGACGATCTCCCACTTCCCGTTCTTCGACGTCACCGGGAAGCTCGAGATGATGCCTTCGGCCACGCCGTAGGAGCCGTCGGAGGGGATGGCGGCCGAGGTCCAGTCGCCGTCGGCGGTGCCGTTCACCCAGTCGTACACGTGGTCGATCGCCGCGTTGGCCGCCGACGCCGCCGACGACGCGCCGCGCGCCTCGATGATCGCGGCGCCGCGCTTGGCGACCGTCGGGATGAACTCGTCG includes:
- a CDS encoding maleylpyruvate isomerase N-terminal domain-containing protein gives rise to the protein MSAEWNFMDPASRANLMRTVRAEAASFFELAANTEWEAPTACANWQVRDHVGHMIDVTEGYFIGFDHARAGTAAPGPLGLPMMSERLDEHARAFRSLAKEDALKRVHEDFERMLGISDGLTDEEWTGLMVPHPYMGPLPACCYPVFQLVDYAVHGWDIRERTDAARPLAGDAADLLVPVALIVWQSTALTSELSEPFAVGVRVTSGANAGDYRFDCGPEGLTYAPADLGDVPAVVEFDPGTLVLASYRRLRGGTIRGDQAVADRFRRLFFPI